From Saccharothrix espanaensis DSM 44229, the proteins below share one genomic window:
- a CDS encoding MCE family protein produces MRSLVAPLVKLGIFAAVTILATTLLAVTIANTDFADSDTYSARFTDVTALNEGDDIRIAGVRVGQVTGIRVVDRRLAEVEFSVDRQRSLPRSVLATIKYRNLVGQRYISLEHGTGDASALPPGEVIPVERTTPALDLTVLFNGFKPLFQALNPDDVNKLSNEIIQVLQGEGGTIDSLLRHTASLTETLAARDRVIGEVVDNLNSVLDTVNSRTDQVSTLVTTLQELTTGLAGDRQPIGDAISALGDLTDTTAGLLGEARQPFKDDISQLGLVSQTLADNEAIVEGVIQRLPNKIEAMARTASYGSWFNFFLCEAGGQVAVPPIITTPIPITALPVTQPRCRP; encoded by the coding sequence GTGAGGTCGCTGGTCGCGCCCCTGGTCAAGCTGGGCATCTTCGCCGCCGTGACGATCCTGGCCACGACGCTGCTCGCGGTCACCATCGCCAACACCGACTTCGCCGACTCGGACACCTACAGCGCCCGGTTCACCGACGTGACCGCGCTCAACGAGGGCGACGACATCCGCATCGCGGGCGTCCGGGTCGGTCAGGTCACCGGGATCCGGGTGGTGGACCGGCGGCTCGCCGAGGTGGAGTTCAGCGTCGACCGGCAGCGCAGCCTGCCCCGGTCGGTCCTCGCGACGATCAAGTACCGCAACCTGGTGGGGCAGCGGTACATCTCGCTGGAGCACGGCACCGGCGACGCGTCCGCGCTGCCGCCGGGCGAGGTGATCCCGGTGGAGCGCACCACACCCGCGCTCGACCTGACCGTCCTGTTCAACGGCTTCAAGCCGCTGTTCCAGGCGCTGAACCCGGACGACGTCAACAAGCTGTCGAACGAGATCATCCAGGTGCTGCAAGGAGAAGGCGGCACGATCGACAGCCTGCTGCGGCACACCGCGTCGCTCACCGAGACGCTGGCCGCCCGGGACCGGGTGATCGGCGAGGTCGTCGACAACCTGAACTCCGTGCTGGACACCGTGAACAGCCGCACCGACCAGGTGTCGACGCTGGTGACCACGCTCCAGGAGCTGACCACGGGCCTCGCGGGCGACCGGCAGCCGATCGGCGACGCCATCAGCGCCCTGGGCGACCTGACCGACACCACCGCCGGCCTGCTGGGCGAGGCGCGCCAACCGTTCAAGGACGACATCTCGCAGCTCGGCCTGGTCTCGCAGACGCTGGCGGACAACGAGGCGATCGTGGAGGGCGTCATCCAGCGCCTGCCGAACAAGATCGAGGCCATGGCGCGCACCGCGTCCTACGGCTCCTGGTTCAACTTCTTCCTCTGCGAGGCCGGTGGCCAGGTCGCCGTCCCGCCGATCATCACCACCCCGATCCCGATCACGGCGCTGCCCGTCACGCAACCGAGGTGCCGCCCGTGA
- a CDS encoding MCE family protein, whose translation MLRQRLLGVVFLAVIALFLTLTVALYNDAFTKVVKVTLKTDRIGNQLLVASDVKVRGMIVGEVKRIRTAGDGAELELAIRPDQVEFIPGTVSARLLPKTLFGERYVNLVVPREADLSDHLADGDVIEQDRSSSAIELERVLDDLMPVLQAVQPEKLATTLTAMSQALDNRGKPLGETLVQLDAYLGQLNPQLPQLKEGISRLADVSNVYADAAPDLVQALSDATVTSRTLVDQRDKLLAMYGSLTTTSIDVNSFLAVNRNNLIQLADVSRPTLELLAKYAPEYPCLLKGLSEFKPIMDQVFGKGTDEPGLHITLEITANRGKYEPGKDEPEYADKRGPRCYDIVPRPDPFPQYPPEGAVKDGSTSPPPARVAADGVLPPATGVNGMGTTSPSSLFQAPSLANSPEEQDFLAALLAPQFGVREQEMPSFTALLLGPLYRGAEVRV comes from the coding sequence ATGCTGCGCCAACGACTCCTGGGCGTCGTGTTCCTCGCGGTGATCGCCCTCTTCCTCACCCTCACCGTGGCCCTGTACAACGACGCCTTCACCAAGGTCGTGAAGGTGACGCTGAAGACCGACCGGATCGGCAACCAGCTCCTGGTCGCCTCGGACGTCAAGGTCCGGGGGATGATCGTCGGCGAGGTCAAGCGGATCCGCACCGCCGGCGACGGCGCGGAGCTGGAGCTGGCGATCAGGCCGGACCAGGTGGAGTTCATCCCCGGCACCGTTTCCGCCCGCCTGCTCCCGAAAACCCTCTTCGGCGAGCGGTACGTGAACCTGGTCGTGCCGCGCGAGGCCGACCTGTCCGACCACCTGGCCGACGGCGACGTCATCGAGCAGGACCGCTCCAGCAGCGCGATCGAGCTGGAACGGGTGCTCGACGACCTGATGCCCGTGCTCCAGGCGGTGCAGCCGGAGAAGCTCGCGACCACGCTCACCGCGATGTCGCAGGCGCTGGACAACCGGGGCAAGCCGCTGGGGGAGACGCTCGTCCAGCTCGACGCCTACCTCGGTCAGCTCAACCCCCAGCTCCCGCAGCTGAAAGAGGGCATCAGCCGGCTCGCGGACGTCTCGAACGTCTACGCCGACGCCGCGCCCGACCTGGTGCAGGCGCTCAGCGACGCCACCGTCACCAGCCGGACCCTGGTGGACCAGCGGGACAAGCTGCTGGCCATGTACGGATCGCTGACCACGACGTCGATCGACGTGAACAGCTTCCTGGCGGTGAACCGGAACAACCTGATCCAGCTCGCCGACGTGTCCCGGCCGACGTTGGAGCTGCTGGCCAAGTACGCGCCCGAGTACCCGTGCCTGCTCAAGGGCCTGAGCGAGTTCAAGCCGATCATGGACCAGGTCTTCGGCAAGGGCACCGACGAGCCGGGCCTGCACATCACGCTGGAGATCACCGCGAACCGCGGCAAGTACGAGCCGGGCAAGGACGAGCCGGAGTACGCCGACAAGCGCGGCCCGCGCTGCTACGACATCGTGCCGAGGCCGGACCCGTTCCCGCAGTACCCGCCGGAGGGCGCGGTGAAGGACGGTTCCACGTCGCCGCCGCCCGCCCGGGTCGCCGCCGACGGCGTCCTCCCGCCCGCGACCGGCGTGAACGGCATGGGCACCACGTCCCCGTCGTCGTTGTTCCAGGCCCCGAGCCTGGCGAACTCCCCGGAGGAGCAGGACTTCCTGGCCGCGCTGCTCGCGCCGCAGTTCGGTGTGCGCGAGCAGGAGATGCCGAGCTTCACCGCTCTCCTGCTCGGGCCCCTCTACCGCGGAGCGGAGGTGCGGGTGTGA
- a CDS encoding MlaE family ABC transporter permease produces MAAITDKLRKAANAPLSVLDTLGDQLWFYLRALAWTPRTLTRYLRETLRLLAEVSFGSGALAVIGGTIGVMVGLSLATGTVVGLQGFAALNQIGTSAFAGFVSAYFNTREIAPLVAGLALSATVGSGFTAQLGAMRISEEIDALEVMGIPSMPFLVTTRIIAGFIAIIPLYVIGLLTSYLAARVITVEFYGQSAGTYDHYFTLFLPPVDVLWSFGKVLVFAVVIILTHCYYGYRASGGPAGVGVAVGRAVRTAIVTTSLLDFFLSMAIWGTTTTVRIAG; encoded by the coding sequence ATGGCCGCGATCACCGACAAGCTCCGCAAGGCGGCCAACGCGCCGCTGTCGGTGCTGGACACGCTCGGCGACCAGCTCTGGTTCTACCTGCGCGCCCTCGCGTGGACGCCGCGCACGCTGACCCGGTACCTGCGGGAGACGTTGCGGCTGCTGGCGGAGGTCAGCTTCGGCTCGGGCGCGCTCGCGGTCATCGGCGGCACGATCGGCGTGATGGTCGGCCTGTCCCTGGCCACCGGCACGGTCGTCGGCCTCCAGGGTTTCGCGGCGCTCAACCAGATCGGCACGTCGGCGTTCGCCGGGTTCGTGTCGGCCTACTTCAACACCCGCGAGATCGCGCCCCTGGTCGCCGGTCTCGCGCTGAGCGCCACGGTCGGCTCCGGCTTCACCGCGCAGCTCGGCGCGATGCGGATCTCCGAGGAGATCGACGCGCTGGAGGTCATGGGCATCCCGAGCATGCCGTTCCTGGTCACCACGCGGATCATCGCGGGGTTCATCGCGATCATCCCGCTGTACGTGATCGGCCTGCTCACCTCGTACCTGGCGGCCCGGGTGATCACCGTCGAGTTCTACGGCCAGTCGGCGGGCACCTACGACCACTACTTCACCCTGTTCCTACCACCGGTGGACGTGCTGTGGTCGTTCGGCAAGGTCCTGGTGTTCGCCGTGGTGATCATCCTGACCCACTGCTACTACGGCTACCGCGCCAGCGGCGGCCCGGCGGGCGTGGGCGTCGCGGTCGGCCGCGCGGTGCGCACCGCGATCGTCACCACCAGCCTGCTCGACTTCTTCCTGAGCATGGCGATCTGGGGCACCACCACCACAGTGAGGATCGCCGGATGA
- a CDS encoding MlaE family ABC transporter permease, producing the protein MFALGIDVVRSAFRRPFQVREFIQQCWFVVSVTVLPTALVSIPFGAVIALQIGSLTRQIGAQSFTGAASVLAIIQQASPIVTALLIAGAGGSAICADLGSRKIREEIDAMEVLGVSPIQRLVVPRVLAAMLVSVLLNGMVSVVGVMGGYFFNVVLQDGTPGAYLASFAALAQLPDLWISEIKALIFGFIAGIVAAYRGLNPAGGPKGVGDAVNQAVVITFLLLFFVNFVLTTIYLQVVPAKGS; encoded by the coding sequence ATGTTCGCGCTGGGCATCGACGTCGTGCGCAGCGCGTTCCGCCGCCCGTTCCAGGTCCGCGAGTTCATCCAGCAGTGCTGGTTCGTGGTCAGCGTGACGGTGCTGCCCACGGCCCTGGTCTCGATCCCGTTCGGCGCGGTGATCGCGCTGCAGATCGGGTCGCTGACCCGGCAGATCGGCGCGCAGTCGTTCACCGGCGCGGCCAGCGTGCTGGCGATCATCCAGCAGGCCAGCCCGATCGTCACGGCGCTGCTGATCGCGGGCGCGGGCGGGTCGGCGATCTGCGCGGACCTCGGGTCGCGCAAGATCCGCGAGGAGATCGACGCCATGGAGGTGCTCGGCGTCTCGCCGATCCAGCGCCTGGTGGTGCCCCGCGTGCTGGCCGCGATGCTGGTCTCCGTGCTGCTCAACGGCATGGTCAGCGTCGTCGGCGTGATGGGCGGCTACTTCTTCAACGTGGTCCTTCAGGACGGCACGCCCGGCGCGTACCTGGCCAGCTTCGCCGCCCTCGCCCAGCTCCCGGACCTGTGGATCTCCGAGATCAAGGCGCTGATCTTCGGGTTCATCGCGGGCATCGTGGCGGCCTACCGGGGCCTGAACCCGGCGGGCGGCCCGAAGGGGGTCGGCGACGCGGTGAACCAGGCCGTGGTGATCACGTTCCTGCTGCTGTTCTTCGTGAACTTCGTGCTCACCACGATCTACCTCCAGGTCGTCCCGGCGAAGGGGAGCTGA
- a CDS encoding ABC transporter ATP-binding protein translates to MGVEVVVEGLTKSFGKQTIWRDVTLTLPPGEVSVMLGPSGTGKSVFLKSLVGLLKPERGKITINGTDLVRCSEHKLYEIRKLFGVLFQDGALFGSMNLFDNVAFPLREHTRKTEAEVRRIVLEKMEMVGLVGAEKKLPGEISGGMRKRAGLARALVLDPEIILCDEPDSGLDPVRTAYLSQLLIDLNSQIDATILIVTHNITVARTVPDNLGMLFRRELVMFGPREVLLTSDEPVVEQFLNGRRIGPIGMSEEKDQATMAAELAHRDAGHSDGSPDEDVRGVVPQLEPTPGLPPRGAVRRRKDRVMSIIHTLSPDARQGIIASLTPDEQRHYRVLAGAHQGATAHPTPSPWPRQGGVL, encoded by the coding sequence ATGGGCGTCGAGGTGGTCGTCGAGGGCCTGACGAAGTCCTTCGGCAAGCAGACCATCTGGCGTGACGTCACGCTCACCCTGCCGCCGGGCGAGGTCAGCGTGATGCTCGGCCCCTCCGGCACCGGCAAGTCGGTGTTCCTCAAGTCGCTGGTCGGTCTGCTGAAACCCGAACGCGGCAAGATCACCATCAACGGCACCGACCTGGTCCGCTGCTCCGAGCACAAGCTCTACGAGATCCGGAAGCTGTTCGGCGTCCTGTTCCAGGACGGCGCGCTGTTCGGCTCGATGAACCTGTTCGACAACGTCGCCTTCCCGCTGCGCGAGCACACCCGCAAGACCGAGGCCGAGGTCCGGCGGATCGTGCTGGAGAAGATGGAGATGGTCGGCCTCGTCGGCGCGGAGAAGAAGCTGCCCGGCGAGATCTCCGGCGGTATGCGCAAGCGGGCCGGGCTGGCCCGCGCGCTGGTGCTCGACCCGGAGATCATCCTGTGCGACGAGCCGGACTCGGGCCTCGACCCGGTCCGCACCGCGTACCTGAGCCAGCTGCTGATCGACCTCAACTCGCAGATCGACGCGACGATCCTGATCGTCACGCACAACATCACCGTCGCCCGGACCGTCCCGGACAACCTGGGCATGCTGTTCCGCCGCGAACTGGTCATGTTCGGTCCCCGCGAGGTGCTGCTGACCAGCGACGAACCGGTCGTCGAGCAGTTCCTCAACGGCCGCCGCATCGGCCCGATCGGGATGTCGGAGGAGAAGGACCAGGCGACGATGGCCGCCGAGCTCGCGCACCGCGACGCCGGCCACTCCGACGGTTCGCCGGACGAGGACGTCCGCGGCGTGGTCCCGCAGCTCGAACCCACGCCCGGCCTGCCGCCGCGCGGCGCGGTCCGCCGCCGCAAGGACCGGGTCATGAGCATCATCCACACGCTGTCCCCGGACGCCCGGCAGGGCATCATCGCCAGCCTCACCCCCGACGAGCAGCGGCACTACCGGGTGCTCGCCGGCGCGCACCAGGGTGCGACCGCCCACCCGACGCCCAGCCCGTGGCCGAGGCAGGGGGGCGTGCTGTGA
- the rplL gene encoding 50S ribosomal protein L7/L12 encodes MAKLSTDELIENFKDMTLLELSAFVKLFEETFEVTAAAPVAVAAAGPAAAAAPAEEEKDEFTVVLEGAGDKKIQVIKVVREVVSGLGLKEAKELVEAAPKPLLENVAKDVADAAKEKLEAAGAKISLK; translated from the coding sequence ATGGCGAAGCTCAGCACCGACGAGCTGATCGAGAACTTCAAGGACATGACCCTCCTTGAGCTGTCGGCGTTCGTGAAGCTCTTCGAGGAGACCTTCGAGGTCACCGCCGCCGCTCCGGTCGCCGTCGCCGCTGCCGGCCCGGCCGCCGCTGCCGCCCCCGCCGAGGAGGAGAAGGACGAGTTCACCGTCGTTCTCGAGGGCGCCGGCGACAAGAAGATCCAGGTCATCAAGGTCGTCCGCGAGGTCGTCTCGGGCCTGGGCCTGAAGGAGGCCAAGGAGCTGGTCGAGGCCGCTCCGAAGCCGCTGCTGGAGAACGTGGCGAAGGACGTCGCCGACGCCGCCAAGGAGAAGCTCGAGGCCGCCGGCGCCAAGATCTCGCTCAAGTGA
- the rplJ gene encoding 50S ribosomal protein L10 → MAKPSKVSAVAELTDKFRGSSAAVVTEYRGLSMAQLTTLRRALGAGTTYTVAKNTLVKRAAQDAGVEGLDELLVGPTAIAFVEGEPVDAAKALRDFAKDNKALVIKGGFMEGRPLSVDEVNRIADLESREVLLAKLAGAMKGNLAKAAGLFNAPASQVARLAAALVEKKTAEEAPAADAPAES, encoded by the coding sequence ATGGCGAAGCCCAGCAAGGTTTCGGCCGTCGCCGAGCTCACGGACAAGTTCCGTGGGAGCTCGGCCGCCGTCGTCACCGAGTACCGTGGCCTCTCCATGGCGCAGCTCACCACGCTGCGTCGCGCTCTCGGCGCGGGCACCACGTACACCGTTGCGAAGAACACGCTGGTCAAGCGGGCCGCCCAGGACGCCGGTGTGGAGGGCCTCGACGAGCTGCTCGTCGGCCCGACCGCCATCGCCTTCGTGGAAGGCGAGCCGGTCGACGCGGCCAAGGCGCTGCGTGACTTCGCGAAGGACAACAAGGCCCTGGTCATCAAGGGCGGCTTCATGGAAGGCCGCCCGCTCTCGGTCGACGAGGTCAACCGCATCGCGGACCTCGAGAGCCGTGAGGTGCTGCTCGCCAAGCTGGCGGGCGCGATGAAGGGCAACCTGGCCAAGGCCGCGGGTCTGTTCAACGCCCCGGCTTCCCAGGTCGCTCGCCTGGCCGCTGCCCTGGTGGAGAAGAAGACGGCGGAAGAAGCCCCCGCCGCCGACGCTCCCGCCGAAAGCTGA
- the rplA gene encoding 50S ribosomal protein L1 — protein MKRSKAYKNAAELVDRERLYSPLEAAKLAKETSKVKLDATVEVAIRLGVDPRKADQMVRGTVNLPHGTGKTARVIVFATGDKAAEAEAAGADAVGSEDLIERIQGGWLDFDAAIATPDQMAKVGRIARILGPRGLMPNPKTGTVTPDVTKAVTEIKGGKINFRVDKQANLHLVIGKVSFDQDKLVENYAAALDEILRAKPSAAKGRYLRKITVSTTMGPGIPVDPNRTRNLLSDEATA, from the coding sequence ATGAAGCGCAGCAAGGCGTACAAGAACGCGGCTGAGCTGGTGGACCGGGAGCGGCTGTACTCGCCGCTGGAGGCCGCCAAGCTCGCCAAGGAGACGTCCAAGGTCAAGCTGGACGCGACCGTCGAGGTCGCCATCCGGCTCGGCGTCGACCCCCGCAAGGCCGACCAGATGGTCCGCGGCACCGTGAACCTGCCGCACGGTACGGGCAAGACCGCCCGCGTGATCGTCTTCGCGACCGGTGACAAGGCCGCCGAGGCCGAGGCCGCCGGTGCGGACGCGGTCGGCTCGGAGGACTTGATCGAGCGCATCCAGGGTGGCTGGCTCGACTTCGACGCCGCGATCGCCACGCCGGACCAGATGGCCAAGGTCGGCCGCATCGCCCGCATCCTCGGCCCGCGCGGCCTGATGCCGAACCCGAAGACCGGCACGGTGACGCCCGACGTCACCAAGGCCGTGACGGAGATCAAGGGCGGTAAGATCAACTTCCGGGTCGACAAGCAGGCCAACCTGCACCTCGTCATCGGCAAGGTGTCGTTCGACCAGGACAAGCTGGTGGAGAACTACGCCGCCGCGCTGGACGAGATCCTGCGGGCGAAGCCGTCCGCCGCCAAGGGTCGGTACCTGCGCAAGATCACCGTCTCCACGACGATGGGCCCCGGCATCCCGGTCGACCCGAACCGCACCCGCAACCTGCTGTCCGACGAAGCCACCGCCTGA
- the rplK gene encoding 50S ribosomal protein L11: MPPKKKKLAAIIKLQIKAGAANPAPPVGPALGQHGVNIMEFCKAYNAATESQRGTVVPVEISVYEDRSFDFKLKTPPAAKLILKAAGVEKGSGEPHRVKVAKVTMDQVREIAQVKMVDLNANDVDQAAKIIAGTARSMGITVEG, from the coding sequence ATGCCACCCAAGAAGAAGAAGCTCGCAGCGATCATCAAGCTGCAGATCAAGGCCGGGGCCGCTAACCCCGCGCCGCCCGTTGGTCCCGCGCTGGGTCAGCACGGCGTCAACATCATGGAGTTCTGCAAGGCGTACAACGCCGCGACCGAGTCGCAGCGCGGCACCGTGGTGCCCGTCGAGATCTCCGTGTACGAAGACCGCTCGTTCGACTTCAAGCTCAAGACCCCGCCGGCCGCGAAGCTGATCCTCAAGGCCGCCGGTGTCGAGAAGGGCAGCGGCGAGCCGCACCGGGTCAAGGTCGCCAAGGTGACCATGGACCAGGTGCGCGAGATCGCGCAGGTCAAGATGGTCGACCTGAACGCGAACGACGTCGACCAGGCCGCGAAGATCATCGCCGGCACCGCCCGCTCCATGGGCATCACGGTCGAAGGCTGA
- the nusG gene encoding transcription termination/antitermination protein NusG, translating into MTSENGVDAQELTDLTDEQDLDRGVEDVEQDEAAEDTEEVTASDSADDSDSADDSGSADVEADPLDTDAEAAAGSSDDSDGSAGDDAEVDVIALDPTPIDEEPADPAAEMREALKYAPGDWYVVHSYAGYENKVKTNLETRIQTLDMEDFIFQVEVPTEEVTEIKNGQRKQVQRKVLPGYILVRMELNDASWSAVRNTPGVTGFVGATSKPSPLTLDDVLKFLLPQVEREKPAAGKKATSAPAKTTVEVDFEVGESVTVMDGPFATLPATISEVNADGQKLKVLVSIFGRETPVELSFSQVSKI; encoded by the coding sequence GTGACCTCCGAGAACGGCGTTGACGCCCAGGAGCTGACCGACCTGACCGACGAGCAGGACCTCGACCGTGGCGTCGAGGACGTCGAGCAGGACGAGGCGGCGGAGGACACCGAGGAAGTCACCGCCTCCGACTCCGCCGACGACTCCGACTCCGCCGACGACTCCGGCTCCGCCGACGTCGAGGCCGACCCGTTGGACACCGACGCCGAGGCCGCCGCGGGCAGCTCCGACGACTCGGACGGCTCCGCCGGTGACGACGCCGAGGTCGACGTCATCGCGCTCGACCCGACGCCGATCGACGAAGAGCCCGCCGACCCGGCCGCCGAGATGCGCGAAGCCCTGAAGTACGCGCCCGGTGACTGGTACGTCGTGCACTCGTACGCGGGGTACGAGAACAAGGTCAAGACCAACCTCGAGACGCGCATCCAGACCCTCGACATGGAGGACTTCATCTTCCAGGTCGAGGTGCCGACCGAGGAAGTCACCGAGATCAAGAACGGCCAGCGCAAGCAGGTGCAGCGCAAGGTGCTGCCCGGCTACATCCTGGTCCGGATGGAGCTCAACGACGCCTCGTGGAGCGCGGTGCGCAACACGCCGGGCGTGACCGGGTTCGTCGGCGCGACCTCGAAGCCGTCGCCGCTCACCCTGGACGACGTGCTCAAGTTCCTGCTCCCGCAGGTCGAGCGGGAGAAGCCGGCCGCCGGCAAGAAGGCCACCTCCGCGCCCGCGAAGACGACCGTCGAGGTCGACTTCGAGGTCGGCGAGTCGGTCACCGTCATGGACGGCCCGTTCGCCACGCTGCCCGCGACGATCAGCGAGGTCAACGCGGACGGCCAGAAGCTGAAGGTCCTGGTGTCGATCTTCGGCCGCGAGACTCCGGTCGAGCTGTCGTTCAGCCAGGTCTCCAAGATCTGA
- the secE gene encoding preprotein translocase subunit SecE, translating into MSEGREQDQPDERESASRPVTAAARRERRGSARPAGRKDSSARPEAKKSAEADADAAEDKKGRPTRARGDQEKRVGVFARLVRYIREVVSELRKVIWPTRKQMVTYTSVVLVFVAFMVALVFGLDSAFAWGVFKVFA; encoded by the coding sequence ATGAGCGAGGGCCGCGAGCAGGATCAGCCGGACGAGCGCGAGAGCGCGTCCCGGCCGGTCACCGCCGCTGCACGTCGTGAGCGTCGGGGCTCCGCGCGCCCGGCGGGCCGCAAGGACTCCAGCGCGCGTCCCGAGGCGAAGAAGTCGGCCGAGGCCGACGCCGACGCCGCGGAGGACAAGAAGGGTCGTCCCACGCGGGCCCGGGGTGACCAGGAGAAGCGGGTCGGCGTCTTCGCGAGGCTCGTCCGCTACATCCGCGAGGTGGTCAGCGAGCTGCGGAAGGTCATCTGGCCGACCCGCAAGCAGATGGTCACCTACACCTCGGTCGTGTTGGTCTTCGTTGCCTTCATGGTGGCGTTGGTGTTCGGCCTGGATTCGGCCTTCGCCTGGGGCGTGTTCAAGGTGTTCGCCTAG
- a CDS encoding pyridoxal phosphate-dependent aminotransferase, translating into MASPETTSAPGTPDLPRISQRISGIAESATLAVDAKAKALKAAGRPVIGFGAGEPDFPTPDAIVAAAQAACTDPRNHRYTPAAGLPELREAVARKTERDSGYVVPASRVLITNGGKQAVYQAFATVLDPGDEVLLPAPYWTTYPEAITLAGGVPVQVTADEATDYLVSVDQLEAARTPRTKVLLLCSPSNPTGSVYSREQITAIGEWALAHGLWVITDEIYEHLVYDGAESVSLPVAVPAMADRTIVLNGVAKTYAMTGWRVGWLIGPADVVKAAANLQSHLTSNVSNVAQRAALEAVSGPLDAAHEMREAFDRRRRTIVDLLNAIPGVHCPSPKGAFYVYPSVKELVGKTLRGAEITDTVQLAALILEHAEVAVVPGEAFGTPGYLRLSYALGDDDLKTGITRMAELLGEIKL; encoded by the coding sequence ATGGCATCACCTGAGACGACCTCCGCCCCCGGCACCCCCGACCTCCCCCGGATCTCCCAGCGGATCTCCGGCATCGCCGAGTCCGCCACCCTGGCGGTCGACGCGAAGGCGAAGGCGCTCAAGGCGGCCGGTCGACCGGTGATCGGCTTCGGTGCGGGCGAACCCGACTTCCCGACCCCGGACGCGATCGTCGCCGCTGCCCAGGCAGCGTGCACCGACCCGCGCAACCACCGCTACACGCCCGCCGCGGGCCTGCCCGAGCTGCGGGAAGCCGTAGCCAGGAAGACCGAGCGCGACTCCGGGTACGTCGTGCCCGCCTCGCGGGTGCTGATCACCAACGGCGGCAAGCAGGCCGTCTACCAGGCGTTCGCCACGGTCTTGGACCCGGGCGACGAGGTGCTGCTGCCGGCGCCGTACTGGACCACCTACCCCGAGGCGATCACCCTCGCGGGCGGCGTGCCGGTGCAGGTGACCGCGGACGAGGCGACCGACTACCTGGTGTCGGTGGACCAGCTCGAAGCCGCGCGGACCCCGAGGACCAAGGTCCTGCTGCTGTGCTCGCCGTCCAACCCGACCGGCTCGGTGTACTCCCGCGAGCAGATCACCGCGATCGGCGAGTGGGCGCTGGCGCACGGCCTGTGGGTGATCACCGACGAGATCTACGAGCACCTGGTGTACGACGGCGCCGAGTCGGTGTCGCTGCCGGTGGCCGTGCCCGCGATGGCGGACCGCACGATCGTGCTCAACGGCGTGGCCAAGACCTACGCGATGACCGGCTGGCGGGTGGGCTGGCTGATCGGCCCGGCCGACGTGGTGAAGGCCGCCGCGAACCTCCAGTCGCACCTCACCTCGAACGTGTCCAACGTGGCGCAGCGCGCCGCGCTGGAGGCCGTGTCCGGCCCGCTGGACGCCGCGCACGAGATGCGCGAGGCGTTCGACCGCCGGCGGCGGACGATCGTGGACCTGCTCAACGCCATCCCCGGCGTGCACTGCCCGTCGCCCAAGGGCGCGTTCTACGTGTACCCGTCGGTCAAGGAGCTGGTCGGCAAGACGCTGCGCGGCGCGGAGATCACGGACACGGTGCAGCTGGCGGCGCTGATCCTGGAGCACGCCGAGGTGGCCGTGGTGCCCGGCGAGGCGTTCGGCACCCCCGGTTACCTGCGGCTCTCCTACGCCCTCGGCGACGACGACCTGAAGACCGGCATCACCCGAATGGCGGAACTGCTCGGCGAGATCAAGTTGTAG
- a CDS encoding MmpS family transport accessory protein, which produces MALPQPPTTQHHQHAAPAPPRNGFGIAGFVLGLLGLATSFVPLIGVVAWPLVILGLVLGGVGIARARRSGGKGLAVAGVVLSAAGLVVCVLWVAVFSQALSDATPQLNDLKGQAGKESRVVYEISGTAARASATYTTYSGGDSSSNKEEITKLPWTKEVTVTGLLSGAGLAAMTGPEGGSVTCKISVDGVEKKTATATGASAVAACNF; this is translated from the coding sequence ATGGCCTTACCCCAACCGCCGACCACGCAACACCACCAGCACGCCGCACCCGCCCCTCCGCGCAACGGGTTCGGCATCGCGGGTTTCGTGCTCGGGCTGCTCGGCCTGGCCACGAGCTTCGTCCCGCTGATCGGCGTCGTCGCCTGGCCGCTGGTGATCCTCGGCCTGGTGCTCGGCGGCGTCGGGATCGCGCGGGCGCGCCGGTCGGGCGGCAAGGGGCTCGCGGTCGCGGGCGTCGTGCTGTCCGCGGCGGGCCTGGTCGTCTGCGTGCTCTGGGTGGCGGTGTTCAGCCAGGCGCTTAGCGACGCCACCCCGCAGCTCAACGACCTCAAGGGCCAGGCGGGCAAGGAGTCCAGGGTGGTCTACGAGATCAGCGGCACGGCCGCCAGGGCGTCGGCCACTTACACCACCTACAGCGGCGGCGACAGCTCGTCGAACAAGGAGGAGATCACCAAGCTGCCGTGGACCAAGGAGGTCACGGTGACCGGACTGCTCAGCGGCGCCGGCCTGGCCGCCATGACCGGCCCCGAAGGGGGCTCGGTGACCTGCAAGATCAGCGTGGACGGCGTGGAGAAGAAGACCGCGACCGCCACCGGGGCCTCCGCCGTGGCGGCCTGCAACTTCTGA